The Meles meles chromosome 6, mMelMel3.1 paternal haplotype, whole genome shotgun sequence genome has a window encoding:
- the LOC123943575 gene encoding olfactory receptor 4F4-like, with the protein MDTTNDSVISEFVLIGLSNSWEMHLFLFWFFSVFYTGIILGNLFIVFTVIIDSHLHTPMYFLLANLSLLDLGLSSTTVPKTITNLFTDCKIISFPKCMIQIFFIHVMGGGEMVLLIAMAYDRYTAICKPLHYLTIMSPKMCVSFVVAAWIVGIIHAISQFVFVIHLPFCGPNEVDSFYCDFPRVMKLACVDTYKLEFVIIANSGFISMATFFSLIISYIFILVTVWKCSSGDLSKAFVTLSAHITVVILFFTPCMFLYVWPFPTTSLDKCLFIVDFAITPLLNPAIYTLRNKDMRVAMRRLGKRIVGPSGISQ; encoded by the coding sequence atGGATACAACAAATGACTCTGTGATATCTGAATTTGTATTGATTGGACTTTCAAATTCATGGGAGatgcatctttttctcttttggttcttCTCTGTGTTCTACACGGGAATTATCCTGGGAAACCTCTTCATTGTGTTCACGGTAATTATTGACTCTCATTtacacacccccatgtacttcctaTTGGCCAACCTCTCTCTCCTTGATCTAGGTCTGTCTTCTACCACAGTGCCCAAAACAATCACTAATCTTTTCACTGACTGTAAAATCATTTCCTTTCCAAAATGCATGATACagatattttttattcatgtCATGGGTGGAGGTGAGATGGTGCTGCTCATAGCCATGGCATATGACCGGTACACTGCAATCTGTAAGCCTCTCCACTATCTGACCATCATGAGCCCCAAAATGTGTGTTTCCTTTGTAGTGGCTGCCTGGATAGTGGGGATAATCCATGCCATATCTCAGTTTGTTTTTGTCATACACTTGCCCTTCTGTGGCCCTAATGAAGTAGATAGTTTTTACTGTGATTTTCCTCGGGTCATGAAACTTGCTTGTGTAGACACTTACAAGCTGGAGTTTGTAATCATCGCTAACAGTGGGTTTATATCCATGGCTaccttcttttctttaattatatCCTATATCTTCATTTTGGTCACTGTCTGGAAATGTTCTTCAGGAGACTTATCCAAAGCATTTGTCACACTGTCAGCTCACATCACtgtagtgattttgttttttacaccATGCATGTTTCTCTACGTGTGGCCTTTCCCTACTACATCACTGGATAAGTGCTTGTTCATTGTTGACTTTGCTATCACCCCCCTCTTGAATCCTGCCATCTATACATTAAGAAACAAAGACATGAGAGTGGCTATGAGAAGACTGGGCAAACGGATTGTGGGTCCTAGTGGGATCTCACAATGA